In a single window of the Salvelinus namaycush isolate Seneca chromosome 6, SaNama_1.0, whole genome shotgun sequence genome:
- the LOC120049689 gene encoding arf-GAP domain and FG repeat-containing protein 2-like — MSNRKHRDNQEICARKVRELAQAGVNKHCFECTQPGVTYIDITVGCFVCTSCSGMLRGLNPPHRVKSISMTTFSQQEVEFLQNHGNEVGRRTWLCVFEPKTDACFDKRDSQKLKEFLQDKYEKKKWHFSKNKSRREVEGPWSPPGLQALPSSHAPPPAQAPSHAVPPSARSIRTLSQSQLSSWGDRVPAISPADMRADVFTGRAPSRSQSFRDPPLKESLLRGIERQRPGSLSSTIGPQSHAPSFPALPRPSGRTVSSSGGLAPFRAFPKSLSVDFGGLSQQQSHSALSITPPAPSPNTHTNHQDRYAALSQLNSVFSDTSPGPGPTAPPGGLPQYSTLFGNRLSSSSTPASSPGVDAVSGSQTFANFPNPFSSSSSSQQQQQPALSPSNPFNRSTSGGDSSGFVSSPTSVFPPSATFPTPATQNAFPHKHANNQEANGFTSFPASDSQPKVPRPMSVNPFTGNVYPSRGTSRNPFI, encoded by the exons ATGTCGAACCGAAAACATCGGGACAACCAAGAGATATGCGCCCGCAAGGTCCGGGAGTTGGCCCAGGCTGGAGTAAACAAACACTGCTTCGAGTGCACTCAACCCGGGGTGACTTACATCGATATCACCGTGGGCTGCTTCGTTTGCACGTCGTGCTCTGGAATGCT gaGAGGACTCAACCCTCCCCACAGAGTCAAGTCTATCTCCATGACAACCTTCTCCCAACAGGAAGTGGAGTTTCTGCAAAACCATGGCAATGAG GTGGGGAGGAGGACCTGGCTGTGTGTCTTTGAGCCAAAGACAGATGCATGCTTCGACAAAAGGGACTCACAGAAGCTCAAGGAGTTCCTCCAGGACAAATACGAGAAGAAGAAATG GCATTTTTCGAAGAACAAGAGccggagggaggtggagggaccCTGGAGCCCGCCGGGGTTGCAGGCCTTACCCTCCTCTCACGCCCCCCCGCCCGCCCAGGCCCCATCCCACGCCGTGCCCCCCTCCGCCAGATCCATACGCACACTG tcccagtcccagctcTCGTCCTGGGGGGACAGAGTCCCCGCCATCTCCCCTGCAGACATGAGGGCTGATGTGTTTACCGGCCGTGCTCCCTCACGCTCCCAGAGTTTTAGAGACCCCCCATTGAAAG agTCTCtactgagaggtatagagagacaacGTCCAGGCTCTCTGTCTTCAACGATTGGACCCCAGAGCCACGCCCCCTCCTTTCCTGCCCTCCCTCGACCCTCAG GTCGTACAGTGTCCTCCTCGGGGGGCTTAGCCCCCTTCAGGGCCTTCCCTAAGTCTCTGAGTGTGGATTTTGGGGGGCTCAGCCAGCAGCAGAGTCACAGTGCCCTCAGCATCACCCCCCCAGCCCCcagcccaaacacacacacaaaccaccagGACCGCTACGCTGCCCTGTCCCAACTAAACAGTGTCTTCTCTGACACGTCGCCTGGACCTGGACCTACAG CACCCCCCGGTGGACTACCCCAGTATAGCACCCTATTTGGGAACCGCCTGTCCTCCAGTTCCACTCCTGCCAG CTCTCCAGGCGTGGATGCTGTGTCGGGATCCCAAACATTTGCAA ACTTCCCCAACCCGTTCAGCTCCAGTTCCAgctctcagcagcagcagcagcctgccCTGTCCCCCAGTAACCCCTTCAACAGGTCCACCTCAGGAG GTGACTCCAGTGGGTTCGTCAGCTCTCCAACCTCAGTGTTCCCTCCGTCCGCCACCTTCCCAACTCCCGCTACCCAGAATGCATTTCCACACAAGCATGCCAACAACCAGGAAGCCAACG GTTTTACCTCTTTCCCTGCATCGGACTCTCAACCCAAAGTTCCTCGTCCAATGTCAGTGAACCCATTCACT GGGAATGTTTACCCGAGTAGAGGAACGTCGCGAAACCCTTTCATCTGA